TCATGTTCAAGGGTGGTCTGAGAGACCATATAAAGACCTTTGTCGCTAAACTACCCTACAGGGTTGAAGACTTTGAAGCCCTCGAGGAACTCCTCCTTGATACTCTGTCTGACGCACTTATCGGTGCACTCTTTGAAGGATATCTGGATAAGGAAATGCTCAAGGAACTCAACGTCTCAAAGAGGGATTTTTATGACACAGATACCTATGGCTTCCTGGGCTATCCAGTGCTTCAGGCGGTGGACATACTCATATACAAGGCTCAGGCGGTTCCCGTGGGAGAAGACCAGCTACCCCACATAGAGCTATCAAGGGAGATAGCAAGAAGGTTCAACAACCTCTATGGAGAAACTTTCCCGGAGCCTCAGGCTATGCTCACAGAGACTCCAAAACTTCCCGGAACCGACGGGAGGAAGATGAGCAAATCCTACGGCAACGCCATATACTTCGCAGACAGCGAGGAAGAGGTGAAAAGGAAGGTTATGAGCTTTTACACAGACCCCCAGAAGCTCAGAAAGGGAGACCCGGGAAGACCAGAGATATGCCCCGTCTTTTTCTACCACAAAATATTTTCCCCATCGGAAAGAGTTGAGGAGGTGGAGAGAGACTGCAGAAGTGGCAAGCTTGGCTGTGTGGACTGTAAGAAAATGATGCTGGAGGGACTGGAAAGCTTTTTAAAGCCTATGAGAGAAAGAAGGGAAGAGGTGGCCAGAGACAGGGAGTTTCTCAGGAAAGTGCTTGAAGAGGGTTCCGAGAGGGCAAGGAAAACGGCTTCAGAAACTATGGAAGAAGTAAGAAGAAAAATAAAAGTGGGATGACCTACTTACTTCTTGCCATCTTCTTTTTTTTACTTTACTTACTTGTGGCTGAGCTGTATCCTGTAAGGTTTTTAAGGGCAAAAAGCGTAAAAAAAAGTCCGTCAAAACTGCCCCCATTGTACATATACTCCTTTGAGCTGCATATCCACACGCAGTTTTCCTACGATTCTCTGGGCAAGCCGGAGGACCTGATAAGGTCTTCGAAAGAGGAGGACATAGACTTCCTAATAGTCACAGACCATGACAGGGATGATATAAGGCACTTTGCTGGCGAGAAAATTCTGGCGGGAAAAGAAGTAAAGCTCACAGACGAGAAGGGAAATATCATGGGGGACCT
The Aquificaceae bacterium genome window above contains:
- the trpS gene encoding tryptophan--tRNA ligase: MRVLSGMRPTGKLHLGHYFGVIKNWVRLQEEYETLYMVADWHALTTGYKRVGEIPQNVEEMLIDWLALGIDPQKSVIFQQSKVKEHAELFLIFSMITPKSWLEWNPTYKDTKYNLLRIADLSLMFKGGLRDHIKTFVAKLPYRVEDFEALEELLLDTLSDALIGALFEGYLDKEMLKELNVSKRDFYDTDTYGFLGYPVLQAVDILIYKAQAVPVGEDQLPHIELSREIARRFNNLYGETFPEPQAMLTETPKLPGTDGRKMSKSYGNAIYFADSEEEVKRKVMSFYTDPQKLRKGDPGRPEICPVFFYHKIFSPSERVEEVERDCRSGKLGCVDCKKMMLEGLESFLKPMRERREEVARDREFLRKVLEEGSERARKTASETMEEVRRKIKVG